CGCTCGCGGTGTACGGGCGGATGACCCGGCCCGCCGAATCGTCCAGCCACGGCGCATCGCGCGGTCCCCCCGGTGCCGTTGCCCCCCTGGCACGGGCCCTCATCGCTCCACGTCGGCGGCGGGCCGCCGCGGCGGGGCCGCCAGGTACGGGCGGACGCTCTTGACCAGCATGGCCATCTCGTAGCCCAGTACGCCCGCGTCGGCCTCCCGGTCGGCCAGTACGGCCAGGCAGGTGCCGGAGCCGGCCGCCGAGACGAAGACCAGGGCGCTGTCGAGCTCGACCACCACCTGCCGGACCTCGGCGCCCTCCGCGAACCGGGACCCGGCGCTGCGGCCCAGCGCGTACAGCCCGGAGGCGAGGGCCGCCAGGTGGTCGGCGCTGTCGGCGTCGAGCCCGTGCACGCAGGTGACGAGCCCGTCGGCGGTCAACAGGACGGCGCTGCGCGTGTACGGCACGCGCTGGACCAGGCCGCTGAGCAGCCAGTCGAGGTCCGAGAGCCGACTGGTCGTGGTCACCACTTCGCCGCCCATGGGGGTGCGCTCCTTAGCTGTCGGGTGAGAGGCCGGGGTCACGTCTGGTGCTCCGACTGGGCGAGGCCGAAGCCCCGTTGGAAGGCGGCCATCAGGCCGGGGTCGTGCACGGGCCGCTCCGCGCCCGCGGCGCCGCCCGGGCCGGGCACGGGGGTCTCGCGCAGCTGGGGCGCGAGGTGCTCCTGGGCCCGCCGGCGGGGCAGCGGCGGCCGCTCTCCGCCGTCCCGGGCGGCCGGTACGGCGGACAGCGGCGGCGCGACCGGGGCCGCGACGGTCCTCACCGGCGCCGCGGCGACCGGCGCGACCGCAGGTGCCGGGACCGCAGGTGCCGCGACCGTGACCTCGGACGCCGTCATCGGCGGGGCTCCGGAGGGCTCCGGCCCGGGCAGGGGCACCCGTACCGGTTCCAGCCGTGGCACGCCCGAGCCCGCCCCCGCACCCGCGCCCTCGCCGGTCCCCCAGGAGGTGGCCCGGGAGCCGCCCAGGGCGTCGGCCGCACTGGGCGCCTCGGCCCCCAACAGCTCCTGGGGCAGGACCAGTACGGCGAGCACGCCGCCGTAGATGTTCGACTTGAGCTCGACGGCGATCCCGTGCCTGCGGGCCAGCGCCGAGACGACGAACAGGCCGATCCGCCCGTCGGCCAGCAGGTTCCGGACGCTGATCTGGTCGGGGTCGCCGAGCAGGGCGTTCATCCGGTGCGCCTCCTCGGGCGGCATGCCGAGGCCCCGGTCCTCCACCTCGACCGCGATCCCGGCCGTGACCCGCTCCGCGCGCACCACGACATCGGTGTCGGGAGCCGAGAACACGGTGGCGTTCTCGACGAGTTCGGCCAGCAGGTGCACGACGTCGGCGGCCGCGTGGCCGCGTACGGAACCACCCGCGGGGGGCACCACCTTGACCCGGGTGTACTGCTCGACCTCCGCGACCGAGGACCGCAGCACCTCGCTCAGGTCCACGGGCCGGGTCCACTGGCGGCGCGAGGCCGCTCCGCCGAGCACCGCGAGGTTCTCCGCGTGGCGCCGGATCCGGGTGGCGAGGTGGTCGACGTGGAAGAGCTCCTTGAGCAGGTCCGGGTCCTCGACCGTGTCCTCCAGGTCGTCCAGCAGCGAGATCTCGCGGTGCACGAGGGACTGGAGGCGGCGCGCGAGGTTGACGAAGACCTCGACCTTGCGGTCGCTGTCGGAGGGCGTGACGGGGCCGCCGAGCCGGACCAGGGTCGCGTGGGCCTGTTCGCGGGCGCCGCGCAGTTCCTGGGCGAGCAGCCAGAACTCGTCGACTCCCGCCGTCTCGGGGCCGAAGGACGGG
This genomic interval from Streptomyces sp. NBC_00193 contains the following:
- a CDS encoding ATP-binding protein, whose translation is MSGLRAARHSPSRHAVTGPARQIRPQLIRAALLPTLAAGLSGAAAVIFALQLGGGAGARDPRLWPVLSGCALLFAGALAAALLGAQRAAKTVRDRCEALRRSSVRGRQELHTAADRLERGELPARPVRSGPAAPSFGPETAGVDEFWLLAQELRGAREQAHATLVRLGGPVTPSDSDRKVEVFVNLARRLQSLVHREISLLDDLEDTVEDPDLLKELFHVDHLATRIRRHAENLAVLGGAASRRQWTRPVDLSEVLRSSVAEVEQYTRVKVVPPAGGSVRGHAAADVVHLLAELVENATVFSAPDTDVVVRAERVTAGIAVEVEDRGLGMPPEEAHRMNALLGDPDQISVRNLLADGRIGLFVVSALARRHGIAVELKSNIYGGVLAVLVLPQELLGAEAPSAADALGGSRATSWGTGEGAGAGAGSGVPRLEPVRVPLPGPEPSGAPPMTASEVTVAAPAVPAPAVAPVAAAPVRTVAAPVAPPLSAVPAARDGGERPPLPRRRAQEHLAPQLRETPVPGPGGAAGAERPVHDPGLMAAFQRGFGLAQSEHQT
- a CDS encoding roadblock/LC7 domain-containing protein: MGGEVVTTTSRLSDLDWLLSGLVQRVPYTRSAVLLTADGLVTCVHGLDADSADHLAALASGLYALGRSAGSRFAEGAEVRQVVVELDSALVFVSAAGSGTCLAVLADREADAGVLGYEMAMLVKSVRPYLAAPPRRPAADVER